The segment AGGCCCTGGCCATCACGCAGAGCGCGGTCTCGCAGCGCCTGCGCAGCCTGGAGGCCCAGGTGGGCCAGCTGCTGGTGGTGCGCTCGCGGCCGCTGCGCTTGACCGAGCCCGGCAAGCTGCTGCTGCGCTATGCGCGCCAGCTGCAGGCCCTGCGGGCCGATGTGGTGCGCGAGCTGGGCGCGCGGGCCGCAGCGCATGAGCGTCTGGCGATCGCGGTGAATGCCGACAGCCTGGCCACCTGGGTGCTGCCGGCCCTGGACGGCATGGTGCAGCGCGGCCTGCGCGAAGGCTTCGGTCTGGAGCTGGTGGTGGACGACCAGGACTTCACCCACGACTGGCTGCGCCAGGGCGAGGTGCTGGGTTGCGTCAGCACGGTCAGGCAGGCCCTGCGCGGCTGCCTGGTCCAGCCTCTGGGCGTGATGCGCTATGTAGCGGTGGCCAGCCCGGAGTTCCTGGCCTGCCAGCTGCCGCAAGGGCTGACGGCGGCGAACTTTGCCCAGACGCCCTTTCTGGTCTTCAACCGCAAGGACGACACCCAGTCGCTCTGGGTGTCCAAGGCCTTTGGCGTGCGGGCGCCGCGCCTGCGTGAGCGCTTCGTGCCGTCCAGCGAGGCCTATGCGCGGGCGGTCTGCATGGGCTGGGGCGTGGGTGTGGCCCCGGAGCTACAGCTGCGCCCCCTGCTGGCCAGCGGCGAACTGGTGGCCCTGCGGCCGGAGCTGAGCGTGGATGTGGCCCTTTACTGGCACCAGTGGAAGCTTGTGAGCGATCAGCAGGCCGCGCCGGTGCGGGTGGCCTTGCTGGATCAGGTGGGCCAGGCCCTGGCGCTGGGCGCCCGGCGGGCCCTGGGGGCACCGGGCAGCTAGCGCTTTAGTTGGCGTCGGACTCGTCCTGGGCCAGCAGCATGGGCTGGGCGGGCTGGGCCGAAGACTGGCTGAGGGCGCGGCGAGCCGGGCCAGCGTAGTCGCGGTCCTGGGTGATGTGGCCCAGCAGCAGGGCGCCGAGGACGGCGGTGCTGACGATGGCTCGGGTGAGCCAGGTGTGGATGGCAGGTGTCATGAAAAAGCTGTGCGTCGGACGGCAGGTCCGAGGCGGCGAAGAATAGGAGTGGCAAGTGCCGCCGGACATCCTCCCAGAGGGGGATGGACCGAAGGTCTCAGTAGGCCGTTTGTGCCGGCGTCTTGCTACCGCGAGTTGTAACCGTAGGCGACTGCGTGCGATTTTCCCAACTGCGGGCGCTTGCACACCTAATTTGGGGATTCGCCACAGCACGGGCACGCGCACACTGCGAACAACAGCACGAACTCTGCGAGGTCCATCATGCGATTCACTCCCGCACTGCGCTTCTTTCGCAAGAGTTCGCTGCCGTCCGAGGCACATGATCCGGCCGATCTGGGCACCGCCTTCGGCATGGAAGCCAGCCTGGAGAGCGATGAGCCCGGCGAGCGTCTGCAGCAGCAGCGCTACGAGCTGGAGTCCGAGCAGGCGGCCACGCGCGCCGCACTGGAGTCACCGCTGGCCTGGCTGAGTCGCCGCAACAGCGGCCATTGAGCCCGCCGGGCGCCGTCCGCGGACCGCGGCGGCGCACCTTTTGTGACGATTTTTCCGAGCTGGGCCGGCGCCTTCAGCGCACCAGCAGCACGGGCACGCCGCAATGGGCCATCACCTTGGTGGCTACCGAGCCCATCACCAGATTGCCCAGGGTGTTGTGGCCGTGCGAACCCATGATGAGCAGGTCGAACTTGCCCTTGTCGGCCGCGCTGGCGATCACATCGGCCGCCGGGCCCACCTTGTAGAGGAACTCGGCCGGAATGCGCTGCTTGGCAAAGAAGGTGCGCAGGGTCTTGAGCACCTTCTCGGCTTCGTCGTTGTAGTAGCCCTTGAGCAGCTCCTTGTCCAGGGCTGCGGCGGCGCGCGGCGGCACGGCGGGCACGGCATGCAGCACCGTGTACTGGTGCTGGTCGCCCAGCCATTCATCGTGCGCGGCCAGATAGGCCAGCATGCGCTTGGTGTAGGCGCTGCCATCGACGGCGACCAGAATCTTCATGCTCCGCTCCTTTGCTGTTGTTGCCACTGAGGGCGATCTTGCTGATCGGCAGTCTGGCAAACAAGCGGGTCGGCGAGCTTGACAGACATCAAGCGCTGAACACCTCGACGCAGCGCAGACCGTCGTAATTCAAGGCCTCGCCGCGCTGGCTGTGGCCGCGCGCATTGCACACCACATGGCAGCCCTGCAGCCGGTAGTCGTGGCGGCAGTGCAGATGGCCGTGCAGCCAGAGCCGGGCGCGCGGCAGCAGGTCCTCGTCGTTGTTGCAGAAGCTGGCGGTGCCGGGCTGGCGGCCGTAACGCGGGTCGGCGCTCTGGATGCTGGGGCCGAAATGCGTGATCACCACGGTGGCCTCCCAGTCGGGGCCGCTTTCCGGGGCGGCCAGGGTCTGCTGCAGCCAGGCGCGGCAACGCAGGGCCTGCTCGCGCACGGCCGGCGCATCGAAGGGCCGGCCGTGGCGGCGGCTGTTCATCACTCGCTGGAAATAGCTGCCGGCGCGCAGGGCGCGCTCGCGCTGCGAAGCGCCGAAGAGATCGAAATCGCACCAGCGTGTGCTGCCCACGAAGCGCACGCGCCTACCCTGGGCATCGCGCATCAGATGCACGGCATCGTCCAGCATCACGAAGCCCAGCTCGGCGGCCAGATCGTGCAGACCGGCCCGGGCCGCGTCGAAGTCGCGGCCATCGTACTCGTGGTTGCCGGGCACGAAGAGCACGGGCACCGGCCAGCCGGCAAAGCGGCGCAGGCCGGCCCAGCCGCTGTCCACATCGCCGGCCAGCACCAGGGCCTCGGCGCCGGGAGCGGGCTCGGGCCGGAAGTCTTCGGTCTCGAGATGCAGGTCCGAGATCAGCTGAAGTCGCACGTCGTCAGCATTCAGGCGGCTGGTCGAGCGGCTGCCGCTGATCCGGCTTGGCCGGTCAGCCGGCCGTGCCCCCTGGAGGGGGCGGCCGCAGGCCGTAGGGGGGAGTCTCAGTTGGCGCCATGGCACTGCTTGTACTTGCGACCCGAGCCGCAGGGGCAGGGGTCGTTGCGGCCGACCTTGGGCAGGTCGCGGCGCACGGTCTCCACCTTGTAGCGGTGCTCCTCGGTCAGGTCGCGCAGATCGGCCACCGTGACCACCAGCTCCTCGACGGCATCATCGAAGTCCTTGAGCGGGTGATCGCGGTCCAGGGTGGCCACCACTTCCTTCTCTTCCGGCGTCTCGGCAGGCAGATGGCGGTACAGGCGGGCCAGCGCGGCCATCACGGCGTCGTCCGGCATCTCCGAGAGCTCGGGGAAGCACAGGCAGGCGTGCTGGAAACCGGCCACCCAGGGCAGCAGGGCGCGCGAGATGGGGCTCATCGCGGCGTAGGTGGGATCGTCGTCGGAGGCGACATCGGCATT is part of the Shinella sp. XGS7 genome and harbors:
- a CDS encoding metallophosphoesterase; this translates as MRLQLISDLHLETEDFRPEPAPGAEALVLAGDVDSGWAGLRRFAGWPVPVLFVPGNHEYDGRDFDAARAGLHDLAAELGFVMLDDAVHLMRDAQGRRVRFVGSTRWCDFDLFGASQRERALRAGSYFQRVMNSRRHGRPFDAPAVREQALRCRAWLQQTLAAPESGPDWEATVVITHFGPSIQSADPRYGRQPGTASFCNNDEDLLPRARLWLHGHLHCRHDYRLQGCHVVCNARGHSQRGEALNYDGLRCVEVFSA
- a CDS encoding LysR family transcriptional regulator ArgP; this encodes MKDLDSAGLDCLAALADERSFERAAKALAITQSAVSQRLRSLEAQVGQLLVVRSRPLRLTEPGKLLLRYARQLQALRADVVRELGARAAAHERLAIAVNADSLATWVLPALDGMVQRGLREGFGLELVVDDQDFTHDWLRQGEVLGCVSTVRQALRGCLVQPLGVMRYVAVASPEFLACQLPQGLTAANFAQTPFLVFNRKDDTQSLWVSKAFGVRAPRLRERFVPSSEAYARAVCMGWGVGVAPELQLRPLLASGELVALRPELSVDVALYWHQWKLVSDQQAAPVRVALLDQVGQALALGARRALGAPGS
- a CDS encoding UPF0149 family protein; the encoded protein is MSTPQTDLTDAEFAELDELLATTPEPLQPLDASMLDGYLCGVLVQPRMIDIEEWLPNIFDYDGGLLPDDADPVWLARIQALVDRRYKALNRAMVENGWFDPVVLDLDDPSNADVASDDDPTYAAMSPISRALLPWVAGFQHACLCFPELSEMPDDAVMAALARLYRHLPAETPEEKEVVATLDRDHPLKDFDDAVEELVVTVADLRDLTEEHRYKVETVRRDLPKVGRNDPCPCGSGRKYKQCHGAN
- a CDS encoding universal stress protein, translated to MKILVAVDGSAYTKRMLAYLAAHDEWLGDQHQYTVLHAVPAVPPRAAAALDKELLKGYYNDEAEKVLKTLRTFFAKQRIPAEFLYKVGPAADVIASAADKGKFDLLIMGSHGHNTLGNLVMGSVATKVMAHCGVPVLLVR